Genomic window (Paraglaciecola psychrophila 170):
TTGAAGCTGCATAATCAGCACGTAACGTACCAGCTAGAGCATCAGCAGGGTTAGTTGCCCCCATTATTTCACGATTTTTCAAAACAGCATTTTCACCTTCTAACACTTGAACCATAACAGGACCAGATGTCATGAAAGAAACTAAAGCAGCAAAAAATGGACGTTCGCTATGCTCAGCATAAAACCCCTCTGCTTGCTCTTTACTCAAATGTAGCATTTTAGACGCCACTAATCTAAGGCCAGCAGACTCAAAACGGTTGTAAATACCACCGATAACATTCTTTGCAACTGCATCGGGCTTAATAATAGAAAAAGTTCGTTCTAAGGCCATTTTCTTTACTCCAGTATTAGTAATATTTCGTCTTAATATTTGGTCTTAATATTTAGTCCTAATGGACACGTAAATAGACACATAAATAGACACATAAAAATTCGCGCGGATTATATGCAATTAGACACCAAATACCTAGTATAGATTGCATATTATTCTGTTCTCCCTAAAATCAAGGTTGCCATAATTGTGAGACGAGGTGATCTTGATTAAATTTTTAGTGCTCATTCCTGTTGTGTTGTTTTTAATTTGGTTTATGTATTTGAAGAAAAAGGGCTATAGCTTAGGGGACGGAAAACAAGGGTTTATATATATATTCACTTTTTGCGCTGTGATCGCTGTTTTTTACAGCTCTTTG
Coding sequences:
- the ndk gene encoding nucleoside-diphosphate kinase, whose amino-acid sequence is MALERTFSIIKPDAVAKNVIGGIYNRFESAGLRLVASKMLHLSKEQAEGFYAEHSERPFFAALVSFMTSGPVMVQVLEGENAVLKNREIMGATNPADALAGTLRADYAASIDENACHGSDAPESAAREIAYFFSDEEICPRTR